One region of Quercus lobata isolate SW786 chromosome 2, ValleyOak3.0 Primary Assembly, whole genome shotgun sequence genomic DNA includes:
- the LOC115961599 gene encoding uncharacterized protein LOC115961599, with amino-acid sequence MYNGRTDPVEHVSHFNQRMTIHSRNKALMCKVFSSNLGLVAMRWFDGLGADSIDSFKELTRTFRSHFIMYDMVPRCLDSLLYMTMREGETLKTYSNRYWEMFNEIDRDFDDMATRPFKVNLSAEHGLRKSLTGKPANSVRQLMD; translated from the coding sequence ATGTACAATGGTCGAACAGACCCTGTAGAGCATGTAAGTCATTTCAACCAGAGAATGACAATCCATTCTAGGAACaaggccttgatgtgcaaggtgttctCATCCAATTTGGGGCTTGTggcaatgagatggtttgatggcctAGGGGCAGATTCTATAGATTCCTTTAAGGAACTCACACGGACGTTTAGATCTCACTTTATTATGTATGATATGGTTCCTCGGTGCTTAGATTCCCTATTGTATATGACCATGCGAGAAGGGGAGACCTTGAAAACGTACTCAAAcagatactgggagatgttcaatgagatagatAGGGACTTTGATGATATGGCCACAAGACCTTTCAAGGTCAATCTATCTGCCGAGCATGGTTTGAGAAAGTCTTTGACTGGGAAACCTGCTAATAGCGTACGTCAACTCATGGACTGA
- the LOC115961606 gene encoding uncharacterized protein LOC115961606, with amino-acid sequence MSVARPPVKDSNHEPKRARMEIRPALSFSDEDKDRRYNVKKVLVDQGSRTEIMYPDLYKGLNLKPEDLVGYDSPLLSFDGKVVIPKGQIRLPVQVGLEVVEVDFIVMDVYSPYTAIVARPWLHALRAISSTLHLKVKYPFEDQIKELIGS; translated from the exons ATGTCTGTAGCTCGGCCACCTGTCAAGGACTCTAACCATGAACCGAAGAGGGCTAGGATGGAGATCCGACCGGCGTTGAgtttctcggatgaggataag GATAGGAGGTATAATGTGAAGAAGGTGTTGGTGGATCAGGGTAGCAGGACAGAGATTATGTACCCTGATTTGTACAAGGGGTTAAACTTGAAACCAGAGGATTTAGTAGGTTATGATTCACCTCTGTTGAGCTTTGATGGAAAGGTTGTTATTCCAAAGGGTCAGATTAGACTACCCGTGCAGGTAGGCttagaggtggtggaggtggattttattgtgaTGGATGTTTATTCTCCCTACACAGCCATTGTAGCAcgaccttggcttcatgccctGAGGGCTATTTCTTCCACCCTCCACTTGAAAGTGAAGTATCCGTTCGAGGATCAGATCAAAGAGCTGATAGGGAGCTAG
- the LOC115961613 gene encoding tropomyosin alpha-3 chain-like, which produces MPALVLDRAPLPTDASIRNFQQGKVGYVANVVEQALLLLEDMADLRSLRKYEVFLSLKRDLALAVQAAHRAEEIVISSHKAMKEEEGRSVVTVKALELAKKKSQDLNAKLVEVDRDKKRAETALDEVERQVKAQCKQLRQVEDKLSAARSQIKVLTKKLKEAEKAKEQDRYDVGVAEIEEALRAEVSEVYRFYHL; this is translated from the exons ATGCCCGCTCTGGTGCTAGACAGAGCTCCCTTGCCTACTGATGCTTCAATCAGAAACTTCCAGCAAGGGAAGGTCGGCTACGTGGCCAATGTTGTGGAGCAGGCCCTATTGTTGCTTGAAGATATGGCCGATTTAAGGTCACTGAGGAAGTACGAGGTCTTCCTTAGTTTAAAAAGAGACCTCGCTCTA gctgTCCAGGCTGCCCACAGAGCTGAGGAAATAGTCATTAGCTCTCATAAGGCAATGAAGGAAGAGGAGGGTAGGAGCGTTGTCACCGTGAAAGCTTTAGAACTAGCAAAGAAGAAGTCACAAGACCTTAATGCCAAGCTAGTTGAAGTTGATCGGGACAAGAAAAGGGCTGAGACTGCTTTGGACGAGGTGGAGAGGCAGGTGAAGGCTCAGTGCAAGCAGCTCCGCCAAGTCGAGGACAAGCTCTCCGCTGCCAGAAGCCAGATCAAAGTCCTGACGAAGAAGCTGAAGGAGGCCGAGAAGGCCAAGGAGCAGGACCGCTACGATGTGGGCGTGGCAGAGATCGAGGAAGCTCTCAGGGCTGAGGTCTCGGAGGTGTACAGATTCTATCACCTCTAA